A single Cryptococcus neoformans var. grubii H99 chromosome 7, complete sequence DNA region contains:
- a CDS encoding cytoplasmic protein, variant, producing the protein MLKDIVERTSSPAEAPKAPTPSSTGFPVAVHRSQRPSAFARARRAQQALKEEGKQEIGYGKAVDTIPSVQTSEPASASSMTEWEEVKKQVQEDNSKRVQSMSPQEREEEIKELRERLGDKKLDLLRRRAEARQSKRDVQDVPKSELPSIDLEQPFDANNTQKILQEVSEENARRVRLMSFQEREQETEELRERFGDKITEALRKRAEVKLTDGKNNVVERTVKPDVLSSSIISSNSQDDDMNLGVLKAKYFPTLPSEPSKLEWLQPISAPSSNNSIRFDLSGTVLSAEDTASLPTHLGLHHHGESPSLAGYTLQDILYLCRSTVPSQRITMMGVLSRILGRLHNGELDQAAQTECDETQVVQKAIELGVEVLAGLTRGTGVIRASVELLFEALRGPSWVFPDDSINADNIYQPFIPTLMTAQNDPTGIASIPFEDVLPRLTELLSIPDALPVITTDQLLLILRRTTFLSGDLCETICPIVPVILKHHVIQRPWPPKGDNRPNVEGLALLRDITASSRACAEDLLSQRVYESTLKFVVSATWNEGSGVNKLEIGQNLALEVLRIYAILGRYGLSASIVASSSEVWRLFGKWVQQRSASETLSPLESSLIRAYFDLLKIWVTCAIDPHRTTPEHDITWAQVMALDWIDEAVSSVKQLLGRSERLNEVASALDMLVSWATGAKVNGIKGGEEEKKTMLAGLKTSGLTEAIESMRNGGENETKVLCSAVRLHSQLHSVGELLSKDTLAALQLAFLVTNGVTVRSVTYLRYELLRLSIQSKSLSPSEWLPVALDLFLSFDIGDEPLALDLVDDILKADWSSAIHVVSEQYSALSHPDKLQILRPLLHYTILPDVENVVSPSQPSHVYLKATSTLRAPPTSLDLNNITGLPLQPDWLFSPLNELLRSGTSIALSQVPPDWSASETEIVQSVLFVGQLQCASPMWTERLGRNRLLFNLMKVFMLEHGQQTQTPTSEGEVFRDSQVAQGMTRLMEHLTNPLAAGEKYPVSSLETVALPFLTAGVPFFQLYTDFLALYEAISFSDMIFTQLLLPPLAMSYPSDYRKLLWNDHSTALRGMRVRLHQVPLEDGTGLDSYFAPKETSNEVLSGYARALTRGWVVEDRNEFLFRVASHHLAELFWRGVEEAKESHRVGLMVGILSTGTDGLVKRLLEWDLETRGERVVGPQEKQKRKEAVGKLTGTKGSKRVESL; encoded by the exons AGAACTTAGGGAGAGACTAGGCGACAAGAAATTGGATCttttgaggagaagggcCGAAGCTCGCCAGTCAAAGCGTGATGTTCAAGATGTTCCCAAAAGCGAACTGCCATCTATCGACTTGGAACAGCCTTTCGATGCAAATAACACACAGAAGATTTTGCAGGAGGTCTCAGAGGAGAACGCTAGGCGGGTACGGTTAATGAGCTTTCAAGAAAGGGAGCAAGAGACGGAAGAGCTAAGGGAAAGGTTCGGAGATAAGATCACGGAGGCTTTGAGAAAAAGGGCTGAGGTAAAGTTGACCGATGGGAAGAACAACGTCGTGGAACGCACAGTGAAGCCCGATGTCCTTAGCTCATCGA TTATATCATCGAACTCCCAGGATGACGACATGAACCTCGGCGTTCTTAAAGCCAAATACTTCCCTACCCTTCCTTCAGAGCCGTCGAAACTTGAGTGGCTGCAACCCATATCTGCGCCTTCAAGCAACAATTCGATTAGGTTTGACCTTTCGGGAACTGTACTTTCTGCCGAAGATACAGCGTCACTTCCCACCCATCTGGGTTTACATCACCACGGCGAATCACCCAGCTTAGCGGGCTATACTTTGCAGGATATATTATATCTCTGTCGATCAACAGTACCGAGTCAGCGTATAACCATGATGGGTGTGCTCAGTCGGATCCTAGGAAGATTACACAATGGAGAACTGGACCAAGCTGCCCAGACAGAGTGCGATGAAACGCAGGTTGTCCAGAAAGCTATCGAACTTGGTGTAGAAGTGCTTGCTGGTTTGACAAGAGGAACAGGTGTGATTCGAGCAAGCGTGGAGCTCCTGTTCGAAGCATTACGCGGCCCTTCATGGGTCTTCCCTGACGATTCTATCAATGCTGATAATATCTACCAACCATTTATCCCGACACTTATGACGGCCCAGAACGACCCAACTGGGATTGCTTCGATACCATTTGAAGATGTACTTCCTCGCCTCACTGAGCTACTTTCCATACCTGACGCTCTTCCGGTAATTACCACCGATCAATTGCTGCTCATTCTTCGACGCACTACCTTTTTGTCGGGCGACCTTTGCGAAACCATTTGTCCCATTGTACCGGTCATTCTCAAGCACCATGTCATCCAAAGACCTTGGCCACCGAAAGGCGATAACCGACCGAATGTCGAAGGACTGGCGCTTTTGAGGGATATTACAGCGAGCTCGCGGGCCTGTGCGGAAGACCTTCTCAGTCAAAGAGTTTATGAGTCCACTCTCAAATTCGTTGTATCTGCCACTTGGAACGAAGGGAGTGGCGTCAACAAGCTAGAGATTGGTCAGAATCTGGCGTTGGAAGTTTTACGAATTTACGCCATTCTTGGAAGATATGGTTTATCAGCTTCGATCGTTGCATCGAGTTCCGAAGTATGGCGTCTCTTTGGGAAGTGGGTCCAGCAGCGTTCCGCCTCTGAGACATTATCTCCGTTGGAAAGTAGTCTAATCAGGGCCTACTTTGACCTTCTCAAGATTTGGGTCACATGTGCCATAGACCCCCATAGAACGACGCCTGAGCATGACATTACATGGGCTCAGGTGATGGCACTCGACTGGATTGATGAGGCCGTATCTTCTGTCAAACAACTGTTGGGTCGGTCCGAACGGTTAAATGAGGTGGCGTCTGCGCTAGATATGTTGGTCAGTTGGGCAACAGGTGCCAAGGTCAATGGGATAAAgggtggtgaagaagaaaagaagactATGCTTGCTGGGTTGAAAACTTCAGGTCTGACAGAAGCCATAGAGTCAATGAGAAATGGAGGGGAGAATGAGACAAAGGTACTCTGCTCGGCCGTGAGACTGCACAGTCAGTTGCATTCTGTGGGAGAACTATTAAGCAAGGACACGCTTGCTGCACTTCAATTGGCTTTCTTGGTGACAAATGGGGTGACGGTCCGCTCAGTTACCTATCTTCGATACGAGCTTCTTCGGCTGAGTATACAAAGCAAGAGTCTTTCCCCTTCAGAATGGTTACCTGTTGCTCTGGACTTATTTCTGTCATTCGACATCGGAGACGAACCTCTGGCTCTTGATTTGGTCGATGATATTCTGAAAGCAGATTGGTCCAGCGCGATCCATGTCGTATCCGAGCAATACTCTGCTCTTTCTCATCCCGACAAATTGCAAATACTTCGGCCTCTTTTGCATTATACCATCTTGCCCGATGTCGAAAACGTCGTTAGCCCCTCTCAACCCTCCCATGTGTACCTCAAAGCCACATCAACTCTTCGCGCTCCACCAACTTCCCTCGACCTTAATAATATCACCGGTTTGCCTCTTCAACCCGATTGgctcttttctcctctcaaCGAACTTCTTCGCTCAGGCACTTCTATTGCACTTTCCCAAGTGCCTCCAGATTGGAGTGCTTCTGAGACGGAGATTGTGCAGTCAGTCTTGTTTGTGGGTCAGTTACAATGTGCCTCACCTATGTGGACAGAACGTTTAGGCAGAAACCGATTGTTGTTCAACTTGATGAAGGTATTCATGCTCGAGCACGGGCAACAGACGCAGACGCCAACAAGCGAAGGAGAGGTGTTCAGGGATAGCCAGGTGGCCCAGGGCATGACTCGACTCATGGAACATCTGACAAATCCTCTTGCTGCTGGCGAGAAATATCCCGTTTCTTCGCTTGAAACTGttgcccttccttttcttaCAGCCGGCgtacccttcttccagctctaCACTGACTTCCTTGCTCTGTATGAGGCTATATCCTTTTCCGATATGATATTTactcaacttcttctccctcctctcgCCATGTCCTATCCATCTGACTATCGAAAGCTTCTTTGGAATGATCATTCGACTGCCCTGAGAGGAATGAGGGTCCGACTACATCAGGTGCCTCTTGAGGACGGAACGGGGCTCGATAGCTACTTTGCTCCTAAAGAGACCAGTAATGAAGTCCTCTCTGGGTATGCTCGTGCCCTCACTAGGGGGTGGGTGGTTGAGGATCGCAATGAGTTCCTTTTCAGGGTAGCTTCACATCATCTAGCCGAGTTGTTTTGGAGaggggtggaagaggcTAAGGAGTCACATAGAGTGGGTTTGATGGTTGGTATCTTGTCTACGGGAACAGATGGATTGGTAAAGAGGCTGTTGGAATGGGATCTTGAAACAAGAGGTGAAAGAGTGGTTGGGCCTCAGGAGaagcaaaaaaggaaggaggcggTTGGCAAATTGACTGGGACGAAGGGGAGTAAAAGGGTTGAGAGCTTATAA